CATGGCGGTTGAGATGGCCCAGACCTGCCTGAGCAAGGCCAGCCATGCAGAGTTGAAGTCGCTCTGTCAGAACATCGTTACCAGCCAGAAACAGGAAATCCAGATACTCAAGAACCTGCTCGCCCAGAAATACCAGATCACCTACAAGGCGCAAATGAGCGCGCAGGAAATGAGTGACATGCGCGCACTGGCCGCCTTGAATGGCGCCGCCTATGAAAAGGCCTTCATGCAGCAGATGATCCAGCATCACTGGGCGGCTATCGAGATGACGGTACGCGACCTACCACATTTCAAAACGCCTCAACTCGTGACGCTGGGCCTGGATGTTATCGGCGCGCAGGCACCGGAAATCAAGCAAATGCGCGGCTGGCTCTGCGATTGGTACAAGGTCTGCGACCTAGTGCCCGAGAGTACTCTGCAGCCGAACCCCAGAGGTGAACACGCCAGGCAATATGGGTCAGAACATCGGGGGTAAGTATGCGAATGCCGCTAACCGCAAGCCTTGCGCAAAAGATCTGAGACTTGCCGGGCACAGCTGCTAAATACACAACCCCGGACTGTTCGGGCACGCCCGGGGTGTCTGTACTGCTTATGAAAGCTTCGCAGGTGTCAGGTGGTCTAGCGATCTAAAGATACCTGTTGATGATCTTCGCCAGTTCCGCATAGCCTTGCGGAACCAAATGCACACCATCCGACCCCACCAGACTGGACCAGTTGCTCAGGGCCCGGAAGTCTTTTTCCGAGTCCAACAGCTTGATGCGGCTGTTGCCCTGGGCGGCGATCCAGTCACGTAGTTGCTGGTTCACCCGCTGATTGCGGGCATCAACACTGTCCTTGCGCGGCAGGATGGTCATGACATAGACAGTGGCG
This Thermithiobacillus plumbiphilus DNA region includes the following protein-coding sequences:
- a CDS encoding DUF305 domain-containing protein, with translation MPLQHPPHTDTRKYIVRFSLLAACLAFASPTLASAQGNQKAPAGTAASVSGNPAHGAAAQKTRIYEIMYMENMIDHHNMAVEMAQTCLSKASHAELKSLCQNIVTSQKQEIQILKNLLAQKYQITYKAQMSAQEMSDMRALAALNGAAYEKAFMQQMIQHHWAAIEMTVRDLPHFKTPQLVTLGLDVIGAQAPEIKQMRGWLCDWYKVCDLVPESTLQPNPRGEHARQYGSEHRG